The Salicibibacter halophilus DNA window ATGAACAATAAAATGAAAAAGTGGGAGAACGATGAGGTACCTAGAAGAAACATTGTATGACGCTCTCGGCGGCGAACGTGCAATCGCGACGATCGTAGAACAATTTTACGACAGAGTAAGCAAGCACCCGGAATTAATGCCAATTTTCCCGGATGATCTAACCGAAACAAGAAGAAAGCAAAAACAGTTTCTCACCCAATTTTGCGGGGGACCTGCCTTATTTACGAGAGAACACGGGCATCCACGGTTACGTGCGCGCCACCTTCCATTTCCAATCACACATGTCAAAGCGCAGGCATGGTTGGATTGCATGGGGCGAGCGCTGCAAGCGAGTGAGCTTGAAAACGAGAAAGCCGTTCAAGAATTGTATCAACGGTTAACTTTAACCGCGCACCATATGATTAACACATAGGTATAATGCGGGAAGGAGCGTATAACTTTGGTGAAAACAAATCAACAGGGCTGTAATGATAGCCTAGGCGTTTGTGGCGTTGAAACGGATGAGCAAAAGCAAACGACGAACCAGCAAAAACTGGAAATTTATATCTTTACAGATCCTCTTTGCCCAGATTGCTGGGGGTTTGAACCAGTCATTAAAAAATTCAGGCTGGAATACGGCCATTTATGTAAAATGCGCTTTATTACCGTTCCCGAAGCTGCCAGTTGGTGTGTGAACGAACAAAACCAAAAGTCGCTTGCCGACCTTTGGGAAGAAACCTCATCACGTACCGGAATGTGTTGTGACGGAGACATATGGCATGAAAACCCCCTCACGCAATCAGAAACCCCTGCCATCGCGGTAAAAGCAGCGGAAATGCAGGGGCGGCAATATGGACTGCGTTATTTGCGAAAAGTACGCGAAGCGCTCTTTCTTAACAAGGAAAATGTTTCAAAAGAAGAAATTTTATTAGACTGTGCGAAACGGGCAAACTTGGATGTCCATGAATTCCATAAAGATCTCCATTCCGATTTGGCACGCAAAGCGTTGGACGCCGACATCAACACAACACATGAAATGGGTGCCGAGGATGTACCTACCATGATTTTCTTCAACGATTGCATTGAAGATGCCGGGTTAAAAATTTCCGGATTACACGATTTTCATGTATACGTTGATATTTTGGGCAGGATGCTCGGATCACCTCCGACACCACGGCCGAAAATGGACATCGATGAATTTATGGAAACCTATGGATTGGTGGCTACCCAGGAAGTTGCCCACGTTTACGACTTATCCATGAAAGAAGCAACCTGCCGGTTAAAAGCATTACAATTACAACAAAAAATCGAGTGTGTCCCCGCGAAAAAAGGTTCCTTTTGGAAAGCAGATCCCCACAGGGCATTGCAGAATTGATTCCGCTCATCTGTCCCGTTCGGCTTGAACGGGACAGATTTTTTTCAGCCATCAAGTGCTGCTTCTCCTCGTTTTACGGCGACCGATCACCACGATATTTCGTCCCTGCCTCCGCTTTCTCTTCACTTCTTTTTTGTGATGAAACCAGAGGCGTTCATCATATAATTAGGACAGACACAGCAAAGGGGGGATCGACGATGCAAAACGTGCTCATAAGTATCCTTACTGTTCTCATTGGATATATTTTATTTCTCGTATCGGTTCTGCGCTTATTTCCTATGGTTATCGCTGTACCATTATTTTTAGTCTCCATTATCATCAGCGTCCATTTCCTCAATGAACGCGGGAGGTTTAAAGGCTTTTCGTAAAAAAACCCTCATACGAGGGTTCTTCTGCGGCTATTTTGTCGCCATCAAATCATCAGCAATTTCTTCCGCTTGTTCCAATAGCCTTTCAAATTCGTTCATGGCCGCTTGGATAGGCGCCGGATCGGTCATATCAACCCCCGCCCTCTTCAACAGTTCAATTGGATAGTCTGAACTTCCGGACTTCAGAAAGGATAAATACTGTTCCACAGCCGGCTCTCCTTCTTCCAATATTTTGCTGCTTAATGCAACGGCGGCGCTATACCCGGTCGCATACTGATAAACGTAGAAATTCATATAAAAATGGGGGATTCGTGACCATTCGTAGGCGATTTCATCATCATAAATGATTTCGTCTCCGAAATATTTATGGTTCAAATCAAGATACGAAGCTTTAAGAGCTTCCGGCGTTAACACCTCCCCTTCTGCCGCTTTTTGATGAATCATTTGCTCGAATTCCGCAAACATCGTCTGCCGGAAAACCGTTCCTTTAAACCCTTCCAATTGTTGATTGAGCAAATAGAGTTTATCGGCTTTGCTTTCGGTTTTTTGTCTTAACGAGTGGGAAAGCAGGAGTTCATTGACGGTGGAGGCCACTTCCGCGACGAAGATCGTATAATCGCCGTATGGATACGGTTGGTGTTTATGAGTGAAGTAGCTGTGCATGGAATGGCCAAGTTCATGGGCAAGGGTATACATTTCATCAATACTGTCTTGCCAATTCATTAAAATGTACGGCTGGGTCAAATAAGCGCCGGAAGAATAGGCACCGCTCGCCTTCCCTTTATTTTCATGAACGTCCACCCATCCATTTTTTTCTAATCCATCCGTCATGGCCGTCGTATAATCATTGCCCAACGGCTTTAAGGCTTGGGTAATTTCTCCCTTCGCCTCTTCGTATCCGTAATCAAAAGCTTCACTCTCCACTAAAGGAACGTATAAATCATAAAAATGGAGCTCTTCTAATTGAAGCAGCTTTTTTCGCAACCGCAAGTACCGTTGAAAAAGATGAAGGTTATCATTGACGACCGTCACAAGCTGGTCATAGACTTTTTCGGGGATATCATTGGTATGCATGGCTTGCGCGCGGGCCGAAGCATAATTTCGCGTTTCGGCATAAAATTGATTACGCTTCACCTGGCCGCTCAACAAGCTGGCCAATGTGTTCTCATGGCCCCGGTACGAACGATACAAAGACGCAAATGCATCTTGTCGCACTTTACGATTTTTATTTTGCAACAGTTGAATAAAACGGCCGTTGCTCACGGCGGTTTCATTGCCATTTTCATCTTCGATCGAATCAAAGGTCATATCGGCATCCGACAACATCGAAAAGGCCTGACCTGCTTGATCTGTCACCTCGGAAGCCTTTGCGAGCAGTCCCTCTTCTTTTTCCGATAATACGTGGGGCCTGCTTTCGTTCAACAAAGCCAGTTCATGCGCGTACAATTGCAACGGTTCATACTCATTTGTCCAACGTTTAAGCGTGTCTTCCGATACAGACAGAATTTCCGGTTCATAGAACGCGATCGATGCGCTGAAACGAGTGATCAAAGAACGGGCGCGGTCAAACAATCCTTGATAAAAACTGTTGGACGTATCTTCATCGTTTTTCAGGTGGGCATATACGACAACTTTTTCTAGCTCCATGCCGGATTCATCCCGTTGTTTTAAGCCTTCATACAACGATTCCGCCGAAGTCGTGAGCTTTCCTTGAAACGATTGAAGATTTGGCAATTGATTTTCCACGTTTTTAAATGCTCGTTCCCATGCCTTTGCATCCGCAAAGATTGCCTCCACATCCCATTTGCGTTCATCGGGAATATCGGAGCGTTCAGGAACCTTTGTGCTGCTGGTTGTCATGGCGATCCCTCCTCTTCTTCCCTTCTATCATAAGGGAAGAAAGCCACTCGGGGCAATGGCATTGTTCACGGCGCAAAGCCTGGTTGCATAGTGCTGATCCATCTTAAATCCTGCATCAGCCGATTGGGGCACGTTTGGCGTTTGCATGAGTGTAAATGTATCATCCGCGTGAATCTTTAATACTTGAAGGCGCACTAAAAGCCGAAGATATGCATTGATTAAGATCTGCACGCGCGTAACAGGCAACTGTAAGTGTGTGGAAAGCCATTGTTTCTCTGTTTCCAAGGTTTGTAACGAGATGAAGGATTGCCGCTTAAACTGGGAAATAATTTTTAAAAGAAGCCAAGATTGCCAAAGCACCGGTGCTTCACTTACCCATGTTTGTTCCGGTAGAAACCAGCCGGCTTCGGCAGGATGTAAATGGATGGGGATTTTATCGCGAAGCAACTGCGCTTGAACGATCATTGAAAACGGGGTCGAAGACGGCCGTTTCCCGTAACGATTCTCTTTTTTATAGGCAAGAAGGGCGTTCCGTTGCGTACTACCCTGTACGGTAGCGGGCGTACGTACACGTTCCAGTTCAGCCTGCGGCAGCCGGTGAGCAACAAAACGGGCATGGGCTTTTCTCGGGGAAAGATAACCATTGATATGGGCGGTCCAGAGGATGGACGGCGCCTGGAAAAAAAAGAGAGCGGGCATCCTTTGCAAATCGGTGTCCGGGGCTTCTGATAAGCGACCAAGATACGCAGCTTCCCATTGCCATTCTTTGAGATAGACAATGTTTCCTTTTCTGCGCAAATGTTCAAACGGCATCACCCAAAGAACTTGAACGCCAATGGAATGAAACAATGCCGTACGCCTCCGGATGTGTTCGCGGGCAATGGGCGAACATTGGTATTCAAGGGCAATTCTTTCGTTCTCGTTTTTAACGAGAAGGTCGGCACGTTGATTGCTTTTAGGCAAAAAAACTTCCACGTGCACATCAGTCCCCTGGGCTTTCAACCACTGAAAAAGCAATGCTTTCCCTTCCAGATGGCGTTCGGATTCAGGATTGGACGATGGACACGCGGTGTTTGGACGATGGGCAAAATGAGCCCTGCGTTTCTTCCCTGTTTTCAACTGCAGGCATTCTTTGCAAAACGGACAGTACCACGTGGCGTTCGTCTCCATACATTCGCGATCCGCGTCATTTAATAACGAAACCGTCCGCCCGGAGCTTGAGGTGGCAGTAAACATTGGGGATCATCCTTTCATGGGGGATTGTTGCGAGGGGGTCATGCTTCTTACTATATTCACCGCGCGTGCTTCTTTCTCCTTCTTTTAAATAAAAAAACGCTGTCCCACAAATTTGGGTCAGCGCTCGTACCGTTTTTACGAGAAATAGCTATCCAATACGTCCACTCCATTTTCCGGCACGACCGTATTGCCGTATTCACGGATGCGATGGATGGAAACATCCGATTCATCGCCATATTCCAGCACTCTGCTCAAAATGTTATCTTGTTCATCTTCATCATAATAATCATCAAAGACGATATGAAGGTAATAAACGTTTTCCATTGCGTAAATTTCGTTTTGCACATAGTCCAATTTAACGGCTTTGCTTAAGGAAAGCAGATCTTCCAAATCTCCGAAAGCAATGACGATGCTAAGCGGATCGTCTGCGTTTGCATGCTCTCTGCCTTTATGCTTTGAACGCAGCTGCTCATCGAGCATATCGACAATATTGTCGTCTACGTCATTATCGTCTTTATCCTTGCCTACCGGGATTTCCAGTTTTACATTTCCATCACTCATCTGCCCGCGGGTAACGACGATCTCCAGTCCGTTGTTAAAGGCCTGGACTTGAATCCATAAAGGTCCTTCAATTTCAAAGTTCTCATGGTCATACGCTTCGTTTATCATTTCAAAAAAGAACTCTTCTCCACGTTCTCGATTATACCAAATTTCATCGCTGTCAAAACCTCTGTCCTCGATATCCGCATACGTCACATAGAACTTAACGGTCGTATCATTAATTCTTTCGATTTCCACGATTTCTCCCTCCTCGGGTCAAAGTGGACCAACACCATATTCTTTATCCAATCGTCCGTTCAGCGTTTGTGTCTTTTTCCTGCAACATTCTAATTGTTGTTAACGTAAGTGTACCATTTTATACGGGGGTAATGCTATCCTTTCGCATCTTCAACTTTCCATTTTCTCCTCCAAAGCCGCCCGAAAGGCGTTGGAAACGGGTCTTTATTTACTGTATAAAATTATGGGTGTGCTTATGCGCATTCTTTTCCTCCTGCAAATGCCGCCATTAACAAAAAACTTCTATCTGTAATGGATAGAAGTTTGATTGTCGTTGCATTAATTCACGAGCTTTTGCGCTTCTTGCAAAAAGTACGTCCGTATTTTCCGAGGTAAAAATCGGCGGATTTCAGCTTCATTATAGCCGACTTGGAGCCGCTTATCATCATAGATGATCGGTCTTCTCAATAAACCGGGATGTTCACTGATAAGCTCAAACAGCCGATGCAGGGATATTGTGTCTACATCAATGTCCAATTCCTGAAAAATTTTTGAGCGTTTGGAGACAATTTCATCTGTGCCGTCCTCCGTCATACGGATGACATCTTTTACCTCTTCCACGGAAAGCGGCTCTGCGAATACGTTTCTTTCCTGAAAAGGGATATCATGTTCTTCCAACCACCCTTTTGCTTTTCGACAAGAAGTACAACTCGGTGAAGTCAATAACGTCACCATCTGACCCTCTCCTTTCAAACCAATTGACGTTCAGCTACCCCAAACTTATGATTTATGAGTTCGCCCATTATAGAGGTAAACTACAATATTGAAAATAGCGTCGAAATCCCTCGTTCATTTATCTAAAAGATATAAGTTGCATCTGTATCATACACATTAATAATTATACAATAATGGTTCTAATCTAGCAAGTGCCCATTTGATTTTACGCAAGATTATTCAAATCGGCATCGTCACCCATGTACCCGAGATTTTTTTCGACTAAACGTTATTTTTTTAAAAAAGGTAGTTTCTCATTTACATCAAGGGTCAGTGATGTTTTCACCCTCGTTCGTGTCGTGGTTCACTCCTTCTGTATAAGTATTCCCTGCGTTCCAAAGCAGATACTCATGAATGTCGTTTTCATCCAAGGCTTCAATCTGTGCTTCCACTTCTTTTCTCCCATAACGAATATAATTCCCCGGTCCCAGCCATGAAGCGGTAAAGTCTTGAATCCACGGCCTCGTAACCGGAGGATTGTCAAGCGTTGACAATAACTGAGTTTCCTCTTTCGAGTAGGCATCGATTAATTCATAAGGCGCCGCATCCGGCACATCAATGCCGAAATGAGACGTCCAATGGCTGGGATAGATCATCGATGAGATGACATCGACGTTTTCTGCGATCTTGGAAAAATTTTGCCCGATCCCCGGCGCTTCTTCGATCGTGGCCGCATATCCGAAAATGTCGACGGAAACATTCACATCATAATCGGACAATGCTCCCTTTGCATAAGCAACAAAATCCGACACCGCATCTACTCTCGCCTGCACCCGGTCTTTTTTGCCACCATAAGATCCGAGACTGTAATCCAACGCTTCATCCCTCGTTTCAAACCCTTCCGGAAATCGCACATAATCAAATTGTATGTCTTGGAAACCAAGCTCAGCCGCCTTTTTGGCAACCTCTATATTGTAGTCCCATACTTCTTTTTCAAACGGATTGACAAACGATTCCCCTTGATTGTTTGCCCACACAGAACCGTTGCTTTGAAAAGATAAATCAGGCCGTTGTTTTGCAAGAAATGTATCCTTAAAAACAACAACGCGGGCAATCGGATAAATGCTGCGTTCTTTCAATGTCTCCATTAAAGCATCCGGGTCTTTAATCAGCCCGTGAGAAAAGGGGGCATTATGATCGAAACGTTCATTTTCCATTTGATACGTCACATATCCTTGGTCGTCTTTTACATCAATCACCATGGCATTTAACTCCGTCTCTTCCACGAAATCGAGCAGCCTTTCCATCCGCTTTCCCCCTGCGGAGTGTCCGCTTACATAAATCCCCCTTACGGCGTCCGGATATGCAACTGCATCATGATCTTCGATGAAGCGCGGGATTTGTTCCGGGAGTTCTTTTTTCGTCTCTCCGGGGACTTTCAACGTATCGGTTTCAGCGGTTTCTGCATCGTAGTTGCCGATAAGAAACAGAACCACACTTAACGTCAACGCCAAGGCGTTTTTCCATCTTCCCATGCCACGATCCTCCCTTTCTTGCATCATCCGGACACACTTCAGCATTCACGTTCTTTCCACAGATTATTTAGCATTTGGTAAAATCCATCACTTAACGAGGATAGAACCAGCATTTTATTGTAAAACTAGACCCATACAAACGAAGCACTAATCGGGAAAAAATAAAGGAGCTCCCCATGGTCTATCTAATTTTTCTCGTCGCGGTAGTGGTAACGGTCATTTCCGCGACGAAACTATCTACATATGCAGATGCTATCAGCCGCTTGTCAGGCCTCGGCGCCCTGCTTATCGGCACGTTTCTCTTAGCCGTCGCCACCGCTTTGCCGGAAGTGACGACTACCGTCAGTGCGATCTATTTGGATAATCCGGATTTGGCTGTCGGCAACATTTTCGGCAGCAACCATTTCAACTTATTAATCCTTGCCGTTTTCGACCTCATTTTCCGAAAACGAAAAATGCTGGCCCACATCCACCGACAACAACGGTACACGGCGTTGTTCGGGGTGTTCATGACCCTAATCATGGCCATTGCTATATTCGCAACCGTTGAAATCCCATTTCTTGGCATAGGAATTGAGGCTATCTTCATCATTGCGCTTTATTTATTAAGCTTGTGGATCATTCAACGCACCGCTGGGGAAGAGGAAGAAGATGATGCCTCGGAAAATGACTCGCGGGAAAAAGAAAAATATTCCATGAAACATGCGGTTATCGGGTTTATCATCACAGCAATTATTATTTTTATTTCCGGTACCGCTCTCACGTTTTCCGGGGATGAAATCGCCGTTATCACCGGGCTTGGTTCCAGTTTCGTCGGCAGTTTTTTGATCGCGGTCTCGACGTCCCTGCCAGAGGTGGTAACGGTTTGGACGGCTTTGAAGTTAAACAACGAGAACTTGGCGGCGGCATCCATTTTTGGGAGCAACTTATTCAACATGGTTATTTTGGTTGTCTGCGACCTGCTCTACGCAGGTTCCTTATTGCAAGCCGCATCAATGAGCCACACCGTCACGGTTATTCTGTTGCTTATGAACAGCGCCCTTGTCTCTTATGCTGTTTTTTTCGACCAACGCCGCCGTTTTTACACGTGGCCTTCGCTGCTCATGGTTTTGTTTTACGTACTGACGATGGTCTGGTTGTTCCTTGTTTAAAAAAACGTCCTAACGCAAAGCGATGGGGCGTTTCACTCGAAAGCCTGTAATACCTGCTCTCTATTTAACGGTCCATAAAATGGTTTGATGATCTGCTGCTGTTCGTCGATGGCGTAGGTAGTCGGGATTCCCTGGACGCCGTAGCTTTTCGCAATACGGCCGTCGCGGTCGACCACGACCGGCATTTGCAACCCTTTGGCGAACGCTTCAATATCGGTTTCTTTTCGCTCTGAAGCAGCCATGTTGACGGCCAGCACTTCAATCCCCTTCTCTTGCAAAGCCTCATAGTTGTCCGAAAGCATGGGCAGTTCTTGCTGGCAAACTTCACACCAGGTGGTAAAAAAGATGAGCAACATGTTTGTCCCTTCATAATCTTGGAGTGTAACAGGGTTCCCATCCACGTCTTCCCCATCAAAGGGGACGGCTTGCATCACCGGGACTGCATCTTCCCGTTCTTCCGCGTTTGCTTCCTCGAAAACACTTACCATAAGCCCGGCAACCAATAGAAACATGGCAATCATACATTTTCGCAAACGGTTCCCTCCAATTTTTGTTATAATCGTACGGTAGGGTGATGAACATGGCCATAAGATCGATCACGATCTTCCTTGCCGTTGCATTGGCGGGATTGATTCTTTTTGAAAACCAGAATGGCACCGATACGGGGGTTTTTCCGTATCTGATTCTTGCTTTCCTCCTGCCGCTTTTCGTCTATGATATTTGGCGCCGCCGAAAAGCGTCGTAACATTTACTCTTTTTTTAGGATGCTCTAAAATAGGAGTACCATTCATACATAATAAACAGAAAGGAATCGACGAGGAATGAAAAAAATATTTTCAGGCATTCAGCCCAGTGGTATCGTCACATTCGGGAATTATTTGGGAGCGATGAAACATTTCGTTGACTTCCAATCGTCGTATGATTGCATGTTTTGCATCGTGGACCAACATGCAATTACCGTACCGCAAGATCCGGTTTCTCTAAGGGATCAAAAACGGAAATTGGCCGCTTTATACATGGCGGTCGGCATCGATCCGAACAAATCAACCATTTTCATCCAATCTGAAGTGCCGGCGCACGCGCAAATGGCCTGGATCATGCAATGCGTTTCCTATATCGGAGAGTTGGAACGAATGACCCAATTTAAAGACAAGTCCGAAGGGAAAACCGGTGTTTCCGCCGGCTTGTTAACGTATCCGCCCTTAATGGCTGCCGATATTCTCCTTTACGGCACCGATATCGTTCCCGTCGGGGACGACCAGCGCCAGCATTTGGAACTGACAAGGACGCTCGCGGAACGTTTCAACCGGCAATACGCGGATATTTTCACCCTTCCCGAATCCAAAATCCTCGGGCGCAGAATCATGTCGCTTCAGAATCCGGAGAAGAAAATGAGCAAATCCGACGAAAATGCGAAAGCGTTCATTTCCATGCTCGATGATGAAAAAACAATCACGAAAAAAATAAAAAGTGCCGTCACCGATTCCGATCCAAACGTTCGCTTTGACGAAGAGGAGAAACCGGGGATCAGCAATTTGCTGACGATCTATTCCCTGCTGAATGACCAGTCGATCGAAGCCATTGAAAAAGAATACGACGGAAAGGGTTACGGCGCTTTTAAAACAGACCTCGCAGAGTTGGCAGTCTCCGTGTTCCGGCCGATTCAAAAACGTTTTTACGAGATTTATGAGTCGGATGAAGTGGACAACGCCCTCGATGCAGGCAGCGACAAAGCGAATGAGCAAGCGCAGCACCTGCTGCAGAAGGCAGAAGAAGCAATGGGCTTGCAACGAAGTTAATCGGGGATTCTTAATACCGGTATGGAGGCGGATTTCCTGGATTCGGTAGTCATGAGCTTTCCATGGCTACCGGTTTGCCGAGCTCTATTCGATCGCGGTCGCCATGACTTTTCCAGGATATTAGAAAACTTGGCTTTTCGCCAAGCTTTTATGGGTCGAGTAGGAGGGAGCCTCACCTTTTGTATGGATTGTGCTCCTCCCCCCTCACAGATCCGTGCGGGCGCAATTAACGCACACGGCTCCTCACCAACATCTTTCACAAAATATAGCTAATATGGTTCCTTCGTTCATAGATGTTCACCTTGGCCCTTGGTTTCGGTAAGGGAAACTTAATAAGAAATAACTGAAACTTCTCCCAACCGAACGACTTTCGTTGGCTTCTCCGGTTCATCCATTTGAAAAATTGTTGGATGACCGCATCCCGGAACCTCACCACTGCGGTTACGTTGTCTGTGATACAGTAGTAGTTGTAATAACCATTCAGAGAACGGTTTAGTCTACGGACAATGTCCTTCATAGCCAGATGACGGTGAGCTTTCAGCCATTGGTTCGTTTGTTTGAGCTTGGAGGCTATTTTCTTCTTGCTTGTTTTGCGTTTCACACGAAATTTGCCTTTCTTGCTTTTGCCGCAATAATGGGTGAAACCAAGAAAATCAAACGTTGGCGGGTTCCCTTTCCCCGCCTTTTTATGATTCTCCGCAGCGAACCTCCCAAACGGAATAATTTGCGTTTTATCTTCCGCCACTTCCAGGTTAAATTTGTTCAACCTCAACTTGAGTGCATCGTAGAATGCATGCGCATCTTCATGATACTGAAAGCAGCAGACAAAGTCATCTGCGTATCGCACAAGATATGCCTGCCCTTTGATTCTTTTCTTCACATGCTGTTCAAACCACAGGTCCAAAACATAGTGCAGATACACATTCGCTAGTATCGGCGATATCAGGTTTCCCTGCGGCGTTCCGCTCTCCGTCTTATAATGTTTCGCTTGCTCCATGTATCCGCCCTTGAGGAAACGGGCAATGATTCGGAGAAAGCTCGGGTCTCCAATACGTTCTTTCAGAAATGCCATCATCCACTTGTGGTCAACATGATCAAAGAAACCTTTGATATCCACATCCACGATGTAATTCACATATCTTCTCTCTATATACCCATTTAATACCTTCAATGCATCATGACAATTACGCTGGG harbors:
- the ltrA gene encoding group II intron reverse transcriptase/maturase; its protein translation is METKLARIAELAKHNPAMTFTSLAHLLNPEYLMQCHHQLPNRKAAGVKGTTKITYEQNLEENIEDLVSRMKQKSYRPSPAKRVYIPKDEKGKKRPLGIPEHEDKIVQKGMAPILNAIYENDFLDCSFGFRPQRNCHDALKVLNGYIERRYVNYIVDVDIKGFFDHVDHKWMMAFLKERIGDPSFLRIIARFLKGGYMEQAKHYKTESGTPQGNLISPILANVYLHYVLDLWFEQHVKKRIKGQAYLVRYADDFVCCFQYHEDAHAFYDALKLRLNKFNLEVAEDKTQIIPFGRFAAENHKKAGKGNPPTFDFLGFTHYCGKSKKGKFRVKRKTSKKKIASKLKQTNQWLKAHRHLAMKDIVRRLNRSLNGYYNYYCITDNVTAVVRFRDAVIQQFFKWMNRRSQRKSFGWEKFQLFLIKFPLPKPRAKVNIYERRNHISYIL